The following proteins come from a genomic window of Vallitaleaceae bacterium 9-2:
- a CDS encoding (2Fe-2S) ferredoxin domain-containing protein, giving the protein MAKIKSLDELMKIKNDVKNKVALREKGDNVDSLIQIKVAMATCGIAAGAREVMDYLIQETHRQGIDNVVVTQTGCMSYCYAEPTIEVTLPNQEPVVFGDVNEAKAKEIIEKYLKAGELVDGIIPATHKTVE; this is encoded by the coding sequence ATGGCAAAAATTAAATCACTTGATGAATTAATGAAGATTAAAAATGATGTTAAAAATAAAGTGGCCCTTAGAGAAAAAGGCGATAATGTCGATTCTCTGATTCAGATTAAAGTAGCAATGGCAACATGTGGAATTGCAGCAGGCGCGCGTGAGGTTATGGATTATCTAATTCAAGAAACGCATCGACAAGGCATTGATAACGTTGTTGTTACACAAACAGGATGCATGAGTTATTGTTATGCAGAACCTACTATTGAAGTAACTCTACCCAATCAAGAACCCGTTGTATTCGGAGACGTTAATGAAGCGAAGGCAAAAGAGATTATTGAAAAATACTTAAAAGCTGGAGAACTTGTTGACGGAATCATTCCAGCAACGCATAAGACAGTAGAATAG
- a CDS encoding NADH-dependent [FeFe] hydrogenase, group A6, whose protein sequence is MSDIKITIDGKEVTVPAGSTVLDGAKKLGIHIPTLCHLDLHDTKMVNQSASCRVCVVEIDGRRNLAPSCATPAVEGMDIRTNTIRVMEARKTVLELLVSDHPKDCLACAKAGDCELQDLSELCGLSADSISGTAMSTYKKDYSPSLIRDMDKCVMCRRCETMCNNVQTVGALSAINRGFDAVVSAAFELPMEETVCTHCGQCVAVCPTGALTENNQTWKVVEALADPTKTVVVQTAPAVRVALGEEFGHEPGTIFTNQMVTALRQIGFNYVFDTDFAADLTIMEEGTELLGRLQNYLDGKAEQTLPILTSCCPAWVNFVESQFPELIDIPSSAKSPMQMFGAVAKSYFAEKLEVKREDLVVVSIMPCLAKKYEASRDEFAVDGNPDVDLVLSTRELADLIKKLNIDPDELEASEFDNPLGMSTGAGVIFGSTGGVIEAAVRTAYELRTGKTLERVDFEQLRGFDGVRVASVAMDDVTLNIGIAHGLGNARALLEEIRDGNPRDIHAIEVMACPGGCIGGAGQPYHHGNAEIIKARQDAIYEIDKNMPLRKSHENPAIIELYETYLDKPMSEKAHHLLHTAYSIKEKV, encoded by the coding sequence ATGTCAGATATTAAAATTACTATTGATGGTAAAGAGGTTACTGTTCCGGCTGGTAGCACAGTACTTGATGGGGCTAAAAAGCTTGGAATTCATATCCCTACTTTATGTCATTTAGATTTACATGATACAAAAATGGTCAATCAATCCGCATCATGTCGTGTATGTGTGGTTGAAATTGATGGAAGAAGAAACTTGGCACCATCTTGTGCAACCCCTGCTGTTGAAGGGATGGATATTCGAACAAATACGATTCGTGTAATGGAAGCTAGAAAAACTGTACTTGAACTTTTAGTTTCGGATCATCCAAAAGATTGCTTGGCATGTGCAAAAGCTGGCGATTGTGAGCTACAAGATCTATCAGAGTTATGTGGATTAAGTGCAGACTCTATTTCAGGAACGGCTATGTCAACATATAAAAAAGATTATTCTCCATCACTTATACGTGATATGGATAAATGTGTTATGTGTCGTCGATGTGAGACAATGTGTAATAATGTTCAAACAGTAGGAGCACTTTCGGCAATCAACCGTGGATTTGATGCTGTTGTTTCAGCTGCATTTGAATTACCAATGGAAGAAACAGTTTGTACACATTGCGGCCAATGTGTAGCGGTCTGTCCAACAGGTGCATTAACAGAAAACAACCAGACATGGAAAGTAGTAGAAGCATTAGCGGACCCAACTAAAACTGTAGTTGTACAAACAGCGCCCGCTGTTCGTGTAGCATTAGGTGAAGAGTTTGGACATGAACCAGGTACAATCTTTACAAATCAAATGGTTACTGCATTGCGTCAAATCGGATTCAACTACGTATTTGACACTGATTTTGCAGCGGACCTTACGATTATGGAAGAAGGAACAGAGTTACTTGGACGTCTACAAAATTACTTAGATGGAAAAGCAGAGCAGACATTGCCTATCTTAACATCATGTTGCCCTGCATGGGTTAACTTTGTAGAGAGCCAATTCCCAGAGCTTATTGATATTCCATCATCAGCTAAATCACCAATGCAAATGTTTGGTGCTGTGGCGAAAAGTTATTTTGCTGAGAAGCTTGAAGTTAAACGTGAAGACCTTGTGGTTGTATCTATTATGCCATGTTTGGCGAAAAAATATGAAGCGAGTCGTGATGAGTTTGCAGTGGATGGAAATCCAGATGTTGACTTGGTATTATCAACACGTGAATTAGCGGATCTTATTAAAAAATTAAACATTGACCCAGACGAACTTGAAGCAAGTGAGTTTGATAATCCGTTAGGAATGTCAACAGGTGCTGGAGTTATCTTTGGTTCAACAGGTGGAGTTATTGAAGCGGCGGTAAGAACTGCATATGAGCTTCGCACAGGTAAAACATTAGAGCGTGTAGATTTTGAACAACTTCGAGGGTTTGATGGTGTACGTGTAGCTTCTGTCGCTATGGATGATGTTACGTTAAATATCGGAATTGCCCATGGTCTTGGTAATGCACGTGCTTTACTTGAAGAAATCCGTGATGGTAATCCAAGAGATATTCATGCGATTGAAGTTATGGCATGTCCAGGTGGATGTATCGGTGGAGCAGGACAACCCTATCACCATGGAAATGCAGAAATTATTAAAGCACGTCAAGATGCTATCTATGAAATTGACAAGAACATGCCATTACGTAAATCTCATGAAAACCCTGCAATTATTGAGTTGTATGAGACTTATTTAGATAAACCGATGAGTGAAAAAGCACATCATTTACTCCATACGGCATATTCTATTAAAGAAAAAGTATAA
- a CDS encoding NADH-quinone oxidoreductase subunit NuoF — MANEKMHVLVCGGTGCLSAEAEGIITNLRSSITAENLDADVQVLKTGCFGFCEKGPIVKILPDNTFYVQVKPEDAEEIVKEHLVKGRKVERLLYVDPDKKVIISDSKHMDFYKKQMRIALRNCGFVDPGNIDEYIARDGYMALGKAITDMTPEIVIQEIKDSGLRGRGGGGFPTGLKWEFARGYDADQKYVICNADEGDPGAFMDRSILEGDPHTIIEAMAICGYAIGASKGRVYIRAEYPLAIKRLQAAIDVAREYGLLGDNILESGFDFDIELTLGAGAFVCGEETALIHSMEGERGEPTTKPPFPAESGYWGKPTNVNNVETFANVPVILLKGADWFNKIGTEKSKGTKVFALAGKINNVGLIEVPMGTTLREVIYDIGGGIKDGKKFKAVQTGGPSGGCLTEKDLDTPIDFDNLIAKGSMMGSGGMIVMDEDDCMPAVAKFYLEFTEEESCGKCTPCRVGTKRLSELLELTCAGKAELRHLDEMKRLSRVIKDTALCGLGQTAPNPVLSTLDAFWDEYVAHVQEKTCPAGQCSSLVKYIIDEEKCIGCTACARVCPVGCISGEVKKPHVINQDECIKCGACYDKCKFDAIFKQ; from the coding sequence ATGGCAAACGAAAAAATGCATGTATTGGTCTGTGGAGGAACGGGATGTCTTTCGGCTGAAGCAGAAGGAATTATCACAAATCTTAGAAGTTCTATAACAGCTGAAAACTTAGATGCAGATGTTCAAGTTCTTAAGACTGGATGTTTTGGATTTTGTGAAAAAGGACCGATTGTAAAAATATTACCAGACAATACATTTTATGTACAAGTTAAACCAGAAGATGCAGAAGAAATTGTAAAAGAACACCTAGTAAAGGGAAGAAAAGTAGAACGTTTACTATATGTTGACCCAGATAAAAAAGTGATTATTTCCGATTCAAAGCATATGGACTTCTACAAAAAGCAAATGCGTATAGCATTGAGAAACTGTGGATTTGTTGATCCAGGAAATATTGATGAGTATATTGCTCGTGATGGATATATGGCACTTGGAAAAGCTATAACAGATATGACACCTGAGATCGTTATCCAAGAAATCAAAGATTCAGGTCTTCGTGGCCGAGGTGGTGGTGGATTCCCAACTGGATTGAAATGGGAATTTGCACGTGGATACGATGCGGATCAAAAATATGTTATCTGTAATGCGGATGAAGGTGACCCAGGTGCATTTATGGACCGATCCATTCTTGAAGGTGATCCACATACGATTATTGAAGCAATGGCAATTTGTGGATATGCTATTGGTGCGTCCAAAGGTCGTGTATATATCCGTGCGGAGTACCCATTAGCGATTAAACGTTTACAAGCAGCAATTGACGTTGCTCGTGAATATGGTTTACTTGGAGACAATATTTTAGAATCTGGTTTTGATTTTGATATTGAACTTACATTAGGAGCAGGAGCTTTTGTATGTGGTGAAGAAACGGCGCTTATCCATTCTATGGAAGGTGAACGTGGAGAACCAACAACAAAACCACCATTCCCAGCAGAATCAGGATATTGGGGCAAACCGACCAATGTAAATAACGTGGAGACATTTGCTAACGTACCTGTTATCTTACTAAAAGGTGCAGATTGGTTTAATAAAATTGGTACAGAAAAATCAAAAGGTACAAAAGTATTTGCGTTAGCTGGAAAAATCAATAACGTTGGACTTATAGAAGTGCCAATGGGTACAACACTTCGTGAAGTTATTTATGACATCGGTGGTGGCATAAAAGACGGTAAGAAATTTAAAGCCGTTCAAACCGGTGGACCATCAGGTGGATGTTTAACAGAAAAAGACTTAGATACACCAATTGACTTTGATAACCTTATTGCAAAAGGATCCATGATGGGATCAGGCGGTATGATTGTTATGGACGAAGACGATTGTATGCCGGCAGTGGCTAAATTCTATCTTGAATTTACAGAAGAAGAGTCTTGTGGAAAATGTACACCTTGTCGCGTAGGAACTAAGCGTTTATCGGAGCTTCTTGAACTTACGTGTGCAGGAAAAGCTGAACTTCGCCACTTAGATGAAATGAAGCGTTTAAGTCGTGTTATTAAAGATACTGCTTTATGTGGATTGGGACAAACAGCTCCAAACCCTGTTTTATCAACATTAGATGCATTTTGGGATGAATATGTTGCACACGTTCAAGAAAAAACATGTCCAGCAGGCCAATGTAGCAGTCTAGTAAAATACATCATCGATGAAGAAAAATGTATTGGATGTACAGCATGTGCACGTGTCTGTCCAGTTGGATGTATATCCGGAGAAGTGAAGAAACCACATGTGATTAATCAAGATGAGTGTATTAAGTGTGGCGCATGTTACGATAAATGTAAATTCGATGCTATTTTTAAGCAATAG